One Streptosporangium sp. NBC_01495 DNA window includes the following coding sequences:
- a CDS encoding endonuclease/exonuclease/phosphatase family protein, protein MSVEDRKAGGEERNARRTGYRAWGRDVPGGTSGKPRTRGWVLASVSVLVAGLLAFPAVVPNTVGNLGSLLETFLPWVGLAVPVLLGPALLRRSALATVSLVLPAVVWGVVFGGRSLPADRGAAGDLAVLQHNVGEENPDHAGTARALARAGADLIALEELTPDALPVYEDVLASGHPHRAVVGTVGLWSRYPLADSRPVDIRPADVGPDWNRGLRVTARTPHGEVAVYVAHLPSIRIRPSDGFGSGRRDESAAKLGAAVASETLDRVVLLGDLNGTLDDRGLAPLTSRMVSTRQGFGFSWPAAFPLARIDHVMTRTATPVAAWTLPATGSDHLPLMARVEL, encoded by the coding sequence ATGAGCGTTGAAGATCGGAAGGCCGGCGGCGAGGAGAGGAACGCCCGTCGTACCGGCTACCGGGCGTGGGGCCGGGACGTGCCGGGCGGGACATCCGGGAAGCCCCGGACGCGCGGGTGGGTTCTCGCGTCGGTCTCCGTGCTGGTGGCGGGGCTGCTGGCGTTCCCCGCCGTCGTGCCCAACACCGTGGGCAATCTCGGCAGCCTGCTGGAGACCTTCCTGCCCTGGGTCGGCCTGGCCGTTCCCGTACTGCTGGGGCCGGCACTGCTGCGCCGTTCGGCCCTCGCGACGGTGTCCCTGGTGCTGCCCGCGGTGGTCTGGGGCGTGGTCTTCGGCGGCCGGTCGCTGCCCGCCGACCGGGGGGCGGCGGGCGACCTGGCCGTGCTCCAGCACAACGTCGGCGAGGAGAATCCCGACCACGCGGGGACGGCGCGGGCCCTGGCGCGGGCCGGGGCCGACCTCATCGCCCTGGAGGAACTGACGCCCGACGCCCTGCCCGTCTACGAGGACGTCCTCGCGTCCGGCCACCCCCACCGTGCGGTCGTGGGCACCGTCGGCCTCTGGTCCAGGTATCCGCTGGCGGACTCGCGGCCGGTGGACATCAGGCCCGCGGACGTCGGGCCCGACTGGAACCGCGGACTGCGGGTGACCGCGCGGACGCCACACGGTGAGGTGGCCGTGTACGTCGCCCACCTTCCCTCGATCCGTATCCGGCCGTCGGACGGTTTCGGGTCCGGCCGCAGGGACGAGAGCGCCGCCAAGCTGGGGGCGGCCGTCGCCTCGGAAACACTGGACAGGGTCGTCCTGCTGGGTGACCTCAACGGCACCCTCGACGACCGTGGCCTGGCCCCGCTCACCTCCCGGATGGTCTCGACGCGGCAGGGGTTCGGTTTCAGCTGGCCCGCCGCTTTCCCTCTCGCCCGTATCGACCACGTCATGACCCGTACGGCGACCCCCGTCGCCGCCTGGACCCTGCCCGCCACCGGCAGCGACCATCTGCCGCTCATGGCCCGCGTCGAGCTCTGA
- a CDS encoding alpha/beta hydrolase yields MNITRIPSTPADSAEALSELRTLHSRPPALPADADLTPVLPRTGGVPGTWITAGRAAVEKGVTIYLHGGGFEYKNPHLEQVMAYRLSQTTGRPVLAVDYRLAPAHRYPAALDDAVAAYRGLLDQGVPASQIILAGESAGGTLVLSALLVLKQAGDPLPSAALAVSPQTDLTLSSPSIDANDGQDIVNRAVLDHVRTQYLAGERPDLAPQSPLHGDLHGLPPLLLAVGSKEVMLDDARRFAEAVSAAGGDVRLDIYEGMPHAFHATVLLPSPPPVATTLLRRVTEWALEHRGVRPEPR; encoded by the coding sequence GTGAACATCACACGCATCCCCAGCACGCCCGCCGACAGCGCCGAGGCCCTGTCGGAGCTCAGGACCCTGCACTCCCGTCCCCCCGCCCTGCCCGCCGACGCCGACCTCACGCCCGTCCTGCCGCGCACCGGCGGCGTTCCCGGCACCTGGATCACCGCGGGCCGGGCCGCGGTCGAGAAGGGGGTGACGATCTACCTGCACGGAGGCGGATTCGAGTACAAGAACCCCCACCTGGAGCAGGTCATGGCGTACCGCCTGTCCCAGACGACCGGTCGCCCCGTTCTGGCGGTGGACTACCGGCTCGCCCCCGCCCACCGGTATCCGGCCGCGCTCGACGACGCGGTGGCCGCCTACCGCGGCCTGCTCGACCAGGGCGTGCCCGCGTCACAGATCATCCTGGCCGGTGAGTCCGCCGGGGGCACGCTGGTGCTGTCGGCGCTGCTGGTGCTCAAGCAGGCGGGTGATCCCCTCCCCTCGGCGGCGCTGGCCGTCTCCCCGCAGACCGACCTCACCCTGTCCAGCCCGTCCATCGACGCCAACGACGGCCAGGACATCGTCAACCGGGCCGTGCTCGACCACGTCCGCACCCAGTATCTGGCCGGGGAGCGACCGGACCTGGCGCCCCAGTCCCCCCTGCACGGCGACCTCCACGGGCTGCCGCCGCTGCTGCTCGCGGTGGGCTCGAAAGAGGTGATGCTCGACGACGCGCGGCGCTTCGCCGAGGCGGTCTCCGCCGCCGGAGGGGACGTCCGGCTCGACATCTACGAGGGCATGCCGCACGCCTTCCACGCGACCGTACTCCTCCCCTCCCCGCCTCCCGTCGCCACCACCCTGCTGCGCCGCGTCACGGAGTGGGCGCTCGAGCACCGCGGAGTTCGGCCCGAGCCACGCTGA
- a CDS encoding tetratricopeptide repeat protein has product MTEPDVTMARIGEGVELGQRGEREAARELFSELWEEIGVTGDPLHRCALAHSMADVQDEVKEELLWDLRALEAADLVTDERARQAGVVGPVSGFYPSLHLNLGDAYRRLGDLDRARDHLERGRATVDVLGDDGYGQMIRQGLDRLADRLTTV; this is encoded by the coding sequence ATGACCGAGCCCGACGTGACGATGGCCAGGATCGGCGAAGGTGTCGAGCTGGGCCAGCGGGGTGAGCGAGAGGCCGCCCGGGAGCTGTTCTCCGAGTTGTGGGAGGAGATCGGGGTGACGGGCGATCCCCTGCATCGGTGCGCTCTCGCCCACTCGATGGCCGACGTCCAGGATGAGGTGAAGGAGGAGCTGCTCTGGGACCTTCGCGCCCTGGAGGCGGCCGACCTGGTGACCGACGAGCGGGCTCGGCAGGCGGGTGTCGTCGGTCCCGTGAGCGGTTTCTATCCCTCCCTGCACCTCAACCTGGGCGACGCCTACCGCAGGCTCGGCGATCTCGACCGGGCGCGTGACCACCTCGAACGCGGACGCGCCACCGTTGACGTACTCGGTGATGACGGCTACGGGCAGATGATCAGGCAGGGGCTGGACCGGCTCGCCGATCGCCTGACGACGGTGTGA
- a CDS encoding phytanoyl-CoA dioxygenase family protein, producing MHPFDTEQIQRFVSDGFVKLEAAVPREVGDQARELLWRQTGLSPDDPAGWTEPVVWATDLTGEGALGQTVRSPRLAGALDQICGAGGWAPRYTVGMVPIRFPNVPPADDRGWHIDANFGRPDGTWAVSGRPETMLLLILFSDIGPDDAPTRIRVGSQRDTAGALGDGVFDFIEAGGMVERASTERPIAHATGQPGDIYLVHPFTVHAAQEHLGTEPRFMAQLPVILTDPLSPEGSTPLARAVQS from the coding sequence ATGCACCCGTTCGACACAGAACAGATCCAGCGCTTCGTCTCCGACGGGTTCGTCAAGCTGGAGGCCGCGGTCCCCCGCGAGGTGGGCGATCAGGCCCGGGAGCTGCTCTGGCGGCAGACAGGGCTCTCCCCCGACGATCCGGCGGGCTGGACCGAGCCGGTGGTCTGGGCCACGGACCTCACCGGTGAGGGTGCCCTCGGGCAGACGGTCCGCTCGCCCCGGCTGGCCGGGGCGCTCGACCAGATCTGCGGCGCGGGTGGGTGGGCACCGCGTTACACGGTCGGCATGGTCCCGATCCGCTTCCCCAACGTGCCGCCCGCCGACGACCGAGGCTGGCACATCGACGCCAACTTCGGCCGTCCCGACGGCACCTGGGCGGTCAGCGGCAGGCCCGAGACCATGCTGCTACTGATCCTGTTCTCCGACATCGGCCCGGACGACGCGCCGACCCGGATCAGGGTCGGCTCCCAGCGCGACACGGCCGGGGCACTCGGCGACGGGGTGTTCGACTTCATCGAGGCGGGCGGCATGGTCGAGCGGGCCAGCACGGAGCGGCCGATCGCCCACGCCACCGGGCAGCCCGGAGACATATACCTGGTGCACCCGTTCACCGTGCACGCCGCGCAGGAGCACCTGGGCACCGAGCCGAGGTTCATGGCCCAGCTCCCCGTCATCCTCACCGACCCGCTCTCCCCCGAAGGCTCGACACCGCTGGCGCGAGCCGTACAGAGCTGA
- a CDS encoding NAD-dependent protein deacetylase, whose product MSEGTSTLAGLLAGGDVVVLSGAGISTESGIPDYRGPGGTMARHTPMTYQTFTGDPVARRRYWARSYIGWRAMTRVAPNSGHHAVASLQRRGLVSGIVTQNVDGLHQAGGARSVIELHGNLREVVCLGCGHSSPREELDHRLTQANPRFGALPTAINPDGDVELPDEEIDGFQVVGCRACDGGMLKPDVVFFGETVPAERVRECFALVEGARLLLVLGSSLTVMSGRRFVLHAAKRGIPVAIVNQGPTRGDGYATLTVDAPLGTVLPELVRLIDTGAVSTGSPH is encoded by the coding sequence GTGAGCGAGGGTACGAGCACGCTGGCGGGGCTGCTGGCCGGGGGCGACGTCGTGGTGCTGAGCGGCGCCGGGATATCGACGGAGTCGGGGATCCCCGACTACCGGGGGCCGGGCGGGACCATGGCCCGGCACACCCCGATGACCTACCAGACGTTCACCGGCGACCCGGTGGCCAGGCGACGTTACTGGGCCCGCAGCTACATCGGGTGGCGGGCGATGACCCGGGTGGCGCCGAACAGCGGCCACCACGCGGTCGCGTCCCTCCAGCGGCGGGGCCTGGTGTCCGGCATCGTGACGCAGAACGTCGACGGCCTGCACCAGGCGGGCGGCGCCCGCTCCGTCATCGAGCTGCATGGCAACCTGCGGGAGGTGGTCTGCCTGGGCTGCGGCCACTCCAGCCCGCGCGAGGAGCTGGACCACCGCCTGACCCAGGCGAACCCGCGCTTCGGCGCCCTGCCCACCGCGATCAACCCGGACGGCGACGTCGAACTGCCGGACGAGGAGATAGACGGTTTCCAGGTGGTCGGATGCCGGGCGTGCGACGGAGGGATGCTCAAGCCAGACGTCGTCTTCTTCGGGGAGACCGTCCCGGCGGAGCGGGTGCGCGAATGCTTCGCCCTGGTGGAGGGAGCGCGCCTGCTCCTGGTCCTCGGGTCGTCGTTGACGGTGATGTCGGGCCGCCGGTTCGTGCTGCACGCCGCGAAGCGCGGCATCCCCGTGGCGATCGTCAACCAGGGCCCGACCCGCGGTGACGGCTACGCGACACTCACCGTCGACGCTCCCCTGGGCACGGTCCTTCCGGAACTGGTCCGCCTCATCGACACCGGGGCGGTGTCCACCGGCTCACCTCACTGA
- a CDS encoding ClpX C4-type zinc finger protein, giving the protein MLAPSLANQAIHCSFCAKAKDDVDRVVAGPGVYICNECVELCNLVLGAASESSTSAEIPWPDTMTDEQILELLPRIASVSAQVDANLRIWVDRLRDRGVTWSRIGAALGMARQSAWERFSGEE; this is encoded by the coding sequence ATGCTGGCTCCGTCTCTCGCCAATCAGGCGATTCACTGCTCTTTCTGCGCGAAAGCCAAGGACGACGTGGACAGGGTCGTCGCCGGCCCCGGCGTGTACATCTGCAACGAGTGCGTGGAGCTGTGCAACCTCGTGCTCGGCGCGGCGTCCGAGTCCTCGACGTCCGCCGAGATCCCCTGGCCGGACACCATGACCGACGAGCAGATTCTCGAACTTCTGCCTCGCATCGCGTCGGTGAGCGCCCAGGTCGACGCGAACCTGCGGATCTGGGTCGACCGCCTGCGTGACCGTGGCGTCACGTGGTCCAGGATCGGCGCGGCCCTGGGGATGGCACGGCAGTCAGCCTGGGAGAGGTTCTCCGGGGAGGAGTGA